A genomic window from Montipora capricornis isolate CH-2021 chromosome 8, ASM3666992v2, whole genome shotgun sequence includes:
- the LOC138059837 gene encoding uncharacterized protein, with translation MLEEGFTIYWCILDGADVNRQFIKIHFKDTDPAERNFMTHNIYTYNPMVFIMDPKHNIKKIRNNISKSNVNVKPRCLQVNGNTIIWKQFKEAYNWDQANFSLPVHERLSELHFELDSAGKMRNHLAEDVLDRKMLFLMQKYQEHLSSVTPDNGQRLDATIELLGHTSRIVQLFNDKHSITSLTDPRLTELSSFLSFFSKWHEETSDCGKHFISSKLWFDLQSMCIGFMSMITVKLTKFPQSLIKPAICNQDGVENHLCQVRACNGQNNNPTYPQQESTQNSIRYSQTTISRKSNTAAGNCSKTGKALTCSQPNC, from the exons GATTTATTGGTGTATTCTCGATGGGGCTGATGTTAATAGGCAATTTATCAAGATCCATTTCAAAGATACTGATCCTGCTGAGAGGAATTTTATGACACACAATATTTACACCTACAACCCAATGGTGTTCATTATGGATCCGAAG CACAATATAAAGAAgatcagaaataacatttctaaaAGCAATGTCAATGTAAAGCCTCGATGTCTACAAGTTAATGGCAACACCATCATATGGAAACAATTTAAAGAGGCATACAACTGGGATCAGGCTAATTTTAGTCTGCCTGTCCATGAGCGACTCAGTGAACTTCATTTTGAGCTTGACTCTGCAGGAAAGATGAGGAACCATCTTGCAGAAGATGTGCTGGACAGAAAGATGCTTTTTTTAATGCAG AAATATCAAGAGCATTTATCATCAGTGACTCCGGACAATGGACAAAGATTGGATGCTACTATTGAACTCTTGGGTCACACCAGCCGCATCGTCCAGCTCTTTAATGATAAACACAGCATCACCTCCCTTACTGATCCCAGACTGACTGAACTGAGTAGTTTCTTAAGTTTTTTCTCTAAGTGGCACGAAGAAACCTCCGATTGTGGCAAGCATTTCATTTCGTCAAAGCTTTGGTTTGACTTACAATCAATGTGTATTGGATTCATGTCAATGATAACTGTTAAGCTTACAAAGTTCCCACAGTCTTTGATTAAGCCTGCAATTTGCAATCAAGATGGTGTAGAAAACCATTTATGCCAAGTCAGAGCTTGCAATGGTCAGAACAATAATCCTACATACCCTCAACAAGAGTCTACCCAAAATTCAATTCGCTATAGCCAGACAACAATAAGTCGAAAGAGTAACACTGCTGCTGGTAATTGCTCCAAGACAGGGAAAGCGTTAACATGCTCTCAACCAAACTGCTAA